In Mycteria americana isolate JAX WOST 10 ecotype Jacksonville Zoo and Gardens chromosome 3, USCA_MyAme_1.0, whole genome shotgun sequence, a single genomic region encodes these proteins:
- the TBPL1 gene encoding TATA box-binding protein-like 1 — protein MDADSDVALDILITNVVCVFRTRCHLNLRKIALEGANVIYKRDVGKVLMKLRKPRITATIWSSGKVICTGATSEEEAKFGARRLARSLQKLGFQVIFTDFKVVNVLAVCNMPFEIRLPEFTKNNRPHASYEPELHPAVCYRIKTLRATLQIFSTGSITVTGPNVKAVASAVEQIYPFVFESRK, from the exons ATGGATGCGGACAGTGATGTTGCATTGGACATTTTAATCACAAATGTAGTGTGTGTTTTTAGAACAAGATGTCATTTAAACTTGAGAAAGATCGCATTAGAGGGAGCAAATGTGATATACAAGCGTGATGTTGGG aaagtattAATGAAGCTTAGGAAACCTAGGATTACGGCCACAATTTGGTCCTCAGGAAAAGTTATTTGCACAGGAGCCACAAG tGAAGAAGAAGCTAAATTTGGTGCCAGACGATTAGCTCGTAGTCTACAGAAACTAGGTTTTCAG gtaattttcacagattttaaagtTGTGAATGTTTTAGCAGTGTGCAACATGCCCTTTGAGATCAGATTGCCAGAATTTACGAAGAATAACAGACCTCATGCGAG ttaTGAACCAGAACTTCATCCTGCCGTGTGTTACAGAATAAAAACTCTCAGAGCTACCTTACAGATTTTTTCCACAGGCAGTATCACAGTTACAG GGCCAAACGTAAAGGCTGTTGCCAGTGCTGTGGAACAGATTTACCCATTCGTGTTtgaaagcaggaaataa